The sequence CGCTCCAAGGGCTGCAGCCCCTCGGAGCGGGACTCGTCCAGGATTTCGGCCAGGCTCTCCGTCAGTTTTTCCAGCACCGGGTTGCCTGTCATGGCCGCCAGCCGCGCGTGCAGCGTCTCGTCCTCGGCGCTGCCGTCCGCCCGGGCCTCCACAGCCCGGCGTTGTGCGTCGAGAATCCGCCGCAACTCCGCGACGTCGTCTCCGGTGCGGTTGGCCGCGGCCAGGGCGGCGATCTGCGGCTCCAGCAGCAGGCGCACCTGGAAGATGTCCCGCAGCCGCTTGCGCTCCGCGCTCAGCACGCCCGTCAGGGCCCGGGCCAGCTCGTCCTCGCCCACGTCCGCCACGTAGGTGCCGCTGCCAGCCTTGCTGACCAGAACCCCCTGGTCGGCCAGCACGCGAATGGCCTCCCGCACCGAGTTGCGCGACACGCCGAAGGCCTCGGCCATCCGCCGCTCGGTGGGCAGCCGGTCCCCGGGCGCGTGGTTATTCTCGGCCAGCATGGCCCGGATGCGTTCGGCCACCTCTCCGGAAACCGAACCGCGCCGCACCGCCGACGGCATGGAATAGGGCATTTCTCTCTCGATGCTCCCACCTGAATTGGTAGGTCCAAAGTACCAAAAGTACCAATTCAGTCAAGGGTGGGCCAATCCCCTCCGCAAACCGGTGCCGGACGGCGCGGCGGCATTGGGCCGAGGGCCTGGGAGGCGCGCCGGGCGATGGCTGCTCCGGGGGCGCGGCTTGTGCTCGGGTCGTTCTCCCCATATGGTCCTTCCCGGATTGTGTCGACGCAACACTATGACCGGGCCGAGCAGTGCACCGCAGTCATCCGGCCGTCCGATGGCGCACGGGCTGTTCAGCGGATTGGAAGTGTCCATGACGGAAAACATCTCGGAAAATCCCTCCATCTCCTCGCTGCTGCGCATCCACTACGACAAACGGTTCATCCCCGTGGCCAGGAGCTTTGTGGAGGCCCAGGCCCCGGTTCTGGGGATAGCGGAGGAGTCCGCGCGGTGGCTGAATCTGCTGGTGGAGGAGAGCCTGGCCTTTGTCATGGAGAAATACGTGGACAGCAGGCTCGACGCGCATATCGAGCTGGTGTTCAAGCTGTTCGACGGCGGCGTGGCGGTCATCGAGATCACGGACATCGGGCCGCCCATCCATGAGGACAGGGTGCCGGAGTTCGACCTGGAGGACGACGCTTCGGAATCCGGCCTGTGGTACAAGCTCGTCAAGGACGTGGCCGATGATTTCTCGTTCATCAACCAGCACAAGGACGGCTGGCTGATACGGATGGAGAAGAAGGTGGCCATGGACGGCGAGCGGGCCGGGCTGGACCGGGACAGCGCTCCGGAGGCGAAGCCGTCGCTGGCCGACCACCGCATCAGGCTGGCCACGCCCGGCGACGCGGCCGAGCTCATGGATCTGGCCTTTCTCACCTACCGCTATTCCTACGCGGCGGATTTCTACAACAAGGAACTGCTGGAGCGGGCCATCTCCAGGGGGACGTACGAGATCACGGTGCTGGACAACGGCAGCGCGATCGTCGGCGCGTACGTGGTCATCCATCCGGAATCGGGCGAGAAATGGGCCGAGATTGGCAGCGCCATGGTCCTGCCGGAGTACAGGACCACCCGGGCGGTGATGTACCTGTTCCGGGCCATGGGGGAATACATGAAGGAGAACCCCCGGGGCCTCGACTACTTCACCTCCCACATCGTGACCTCGCACACCCGGTCGCAGAAGCTGCTCCACAAGATACAGCCGCCCTTCAAGCCGCTGTTCCTCTTCCCCAACATGGTGCCCCGCCCGGA is a genomic window of Desulfohalovibrio reitneri containing:
- a CDS encoding FadR/GntR family transcriptional regulator, whose amino-acid sequence is MPYSMPSAVRRGSVSGEVAERIRAMLAENNHAPGDRLPTERRMAEAFGVSRNSVREAIRVLADQGVLVSKAGSGTYVADVGEDELARALTGVLSAERKRLRDIFQVRLLLEPQIAALAAANRTGDDVAELRRILDAQRRAVEARADGSAEDETLHARLAAMTGNPVLEKLTESLAEILDESRSEGLQPLERRAASVEAHERIVAAIEQGDAPAAEAAMREHLESIQGLLFPNG